The bacterium genome includes a window with the following:
- the thrB gene encoding homoserine kinase produces MGLVRVQVPASTTNLGPGFDALGVALNLYNRVELDELPWGVSVHVEGEGRGEIPLDDSNISIQAMKRVYDRVGRSFPGVWMKQRNHIPLARGLGSSSAALIGGLVGANHMLGNPLGEEALVELAVEMEGHPDNVVPALLGGFTISAIDESGRTRYARAPVVEKYLWVIVVPGFEVSTKAARQKLPKNVSLSDAIYNVQRVAMLMAGFSTGSDRLFQEAMQDKLHQPYRAGLMGPLEEVFAAAREAGALGVSISGAGPCVLAIASRQAENAGKVGNAMRAVYLRHGIPCRMHVLRISSRGAHVLGGINAASA; encoded by the coding sequence GTGGGTCTTGTTCGGGTCCAGGTGCCGGCGAGCACGACGAATCTCGGGCCGGGCTTTGATGCCCTCGGGGTGGCGCTGAACCTCTACAACCGGGTCGAGCTCGACGAGCTCCCCTGGGGGGTTTCGGTGCATGTCGAGGGCGAGGGGCGCGGCGAGATCCCGCTCGATGATTCGAATATTTCCATTCAGGCCATGAAGCGGGTCTACGACCGGGTGGGCCGCTCCTTCCCGGGGGTATGGATGAAGCAGCGCAACCACATCCCGCTGGCGCGCGGCCTCGGGAGCAGCTCGGCCGCCCTGATCGGCGGTCTCGTCGGAGCGAATCACATGCTGGGAAACCCCTTGGGCGAGGAAGCGCTGGTCGAGTTGGCCGTCGAAATGGAGGGTCACCCGGACAACGTGGTTCCGGCCCTCCTGGGCGGTTTCACCATCTCGGCCATTGATGAGAGCGGGCGGACCCGCTACGCGCGTGCGCCGGTCGTGGAAAAATATCTGTGGGTGATCGTGGTGCCCGGCTTCGAGGTCAGCACCAAGGCGGCGCGCCAGAAGCTGCCGAAAAATGTTTCGCTTTCCGATGCCATCTACAACGTGCAGCGGGTGGCGATGCTCATGGCGGGATTTTCCACGGGATCGGACAGGCTCTTCCAGGAAGCCATGCAGGACAAGCTGCACCAGCCCTACCGCGCCGGGCTGATGGGGCCACTCGAGGAGGTTTTCGCCGCCGCGCGCGAGGCGGGCGCGCTTGGCGTCAGCATCAGCGGGGCGGGACCCTGCGTCCTCGCCATTGCCTCCCGGCAAGCTGAAAATGCCGGAAAAGTGGGGAACGCCATGCGGGCGGTCTATCTGCGCCACGGCATCCCGTGCCGGATGCACGTCCTTCGCATCTCCTCCCGCGGGGCCCATGTGCTGGGCGGAATCAACGCCGCCAGCGCCTGA
- a CDS encoding isochorismatase family protein: RRIFVCGLATDYCVRATALEGREEGFEVIVLEDAIRAVEVHPGDGEKALEEMKKAGCAFAVSGEIEGIEG; the protein is encoded by the coding sequence TGCGGCGTATATTTGTATGCGGGCTGGCGACAGACTACTGTGTCCGTGCGACGGCGCTCGAGGGCCGGGAGGAAGGTTTCGAGGTCATTGTCCTTGAAGATGCGATTCGCGCCGTCGAGGTCCATCCCGGCGATGGGGAAAAGGCACTCGAGGAGATGAAAAAAGCGGGCTGCGCTTTCGCCGTTTCGGGTGAAATTGAGGGTATTGAGGGATAA
- a CDS encoding DedA family protein, whose amino-acid sequence MFGVVEGYLAEFTYAGIFLVLLLCGLGLPLPEDIPIIISGYLAYLGIIDLWAALGVNMAGVLVGDMFIFSMGYWIGPGASTKPILKRMLNRRRMEKVQGFFARHGKKTVFFGRFLSGLRAPTFLAAGITRMSPFQFLLLDGSAALLTVPILLFAAFYFGAQIDTLRALIGNVKAAVLLIFVVGAGGLALGWFLRRRKVRRAENGGPR is encoded by the coding sequence ATGTTCGGAGTCGTCGAAGGCTATCTCGCCGAGTTCACCTATGCCGGAATCTTTCTGGTTCTGCTTCTGTGTGGGCTGGGCCTTCCGCTGCCGGAGGATATCCCGATCATCATATCGGGCTATCTCGCCTATCTCGGCATCATTGATCTCTGGGCGGCGCTCGGGGTGAACATGGCGGGGGTGCTCGTCGGGGACATGTTCATCTTCTCGATGGGATACTGGATCGGGCCCGGCGCATCCACCAAGCCGATCCTGAAGCGAATGCTCAACCGCCGCCGCATGGAGAAGGTACAGGGTTTCTTCGCGCGGCACGGGAAAAAAACCGTTTTCTTCGGCCGCTTTCTCAGCGGCTTGCGCGCACCGACCTTTCTCGCCGCGGGTATCACCCGGATGTCCCCTTTTCAGTTTCTCCTGTTGGACGGATCGGCCGCTCTTCTGACGGTGCCGATTCTGCTGTTCGCCGCCTTTTATTTCGGCGCGCAAATCGACACCCTCCGGGCGCTGATCGGAAACGTGAAGGCGGCGGTCCTTCTCATCTTCGTGGTGGGCGCCGGCGGACTGGCCCTGGGCTGGTTCCTGCGTCGGCGAAAAGTGCGGCGGGCGGAAAACGGGGGGCCGCGCTAG